In one window of Spirochaetaceae bacterium DNA:
- a CDS encoding sugar ABC transporter permease, with the protein MTRIGAARELGSRMAWLAPAIMFLAVFMVLPLFDVIRLSFTTASIIEPEYSYTLSSYAKVFGDKDFLWSLSITFIFVAANCVLQIPLGLLIALAVHAGKDKKVHGSILARTAVLTAWIIPGVLVGILWKTLLSSASSGIINHFVQSLGMERIPFLLDPLYAVISIIGANVWGGAAFCMILQYAGLQRIPAELYEVSRVDGARAWPQFLHITLPQLKPILFINLVLITISSFNTFDMIATLTSGGPAGTTEVLTLAAYIQVFTYWNMGRGSAIAVLLLAITVVMTIVYYKLFQLDEDIAE; encoded by the coding sequence GTGACAAGAATCGGAGCCGCGCGTGAATTGGGATCGCGCATGGCGTGGCTCGCGCCGGCCATCATGTTCCTTGCGGTGTTCATGGTCCTTCCCCTGTTCGACGTAATCCGGCTCAGTTTCACCACCGCATCCATCATCGAGCCGGAGTATTCGTATACCCTGTCGTCCTATGCCAAGGTATTCGGAGACAAGGATTTCCTCTGGTCGCTGTCCATTACCTTCATCTTCGTTGCCGCCAACTGCGTCCTGCAAATTCCACTGGGTCTGCTCATCGCCCTGGCCGTCCACGCCGGCAAGGACAAGAAGGTACATGGCAGCATCCTGGCCAGAACTGCCGTCCTCACCGCTTGGATCATACCCGGCGTACTGGTCGGCATCCTGTGGAAAACGCTGCTGTCGAGTGCCAGCTCCGGCATCATCAACCACTTCGTGCAATCGCTGGGCATGGAGCGCATTCCGTTTCTCCTCGATCCACTGTATGCGGTCATCTCCATCATTGGTGCCAACGTGTGGGGAGGAGCCGCCTTCTGCATGATCCTGCAGTACGCGGGGCTGCAACGGATTCCCGCCGAACTGTACGAGGTCTCGCGGGTGGACGGCGCGCGCGCCTGGCCGCAGTTTTTGCACATAACGTTGCCGCAACTGAAGCCGATCCTGTTCATCAACCTGGTGCTGATCACGATTTCCAGCTTCAACACGTTCGACATGATCGCGACGCTCACCTCGGGCGGGCCCGCCGGCACCACCGAAGTATTGACCCTGGCCGCCTACATTCAGGTGTTTACCTACTGGAACATGGGCAGAGGCTCCGCCATCGCGGTCCTGCTGCTCGCCATTACCGTGGTCATGACCATCGTCTACTACAAGCTGTTCCAGTTGGACGAAGACATTGCCGAATAG
- a CDS encoding ABC transporter transmembrane domain-containing protein, with the protein MEQTFPQHIRDRLAAAGVRPEEVRHAVRSDLGADGRYGSQWALATDTALHLVNAERIDSHALADLGEMQVQALVTGGLLMTSPGATGTDGVASATVAAEHGAEAAAPPADPAGTDGALSEPAPAGPGDGAATPAPAAADGAELDRLLLRFTNSEAQRFETFARAVAALQKGERAQAVEAERERHCPRCGLRYPDQHRNVCPRCIDKRGLFLRVLGYLTPYRGWVALIAAAMVAAAGLRTAAPLLSGRVLFDDVLDPAGRFHGRLAELIAVLVAVHLLGVLAEVVHMRITARVSVSMIYDLKNEIFAALQRLSLGFFTRKQTGGLMVRVNHDTDNLDYFFIDGLPYFIVNMVQIAAIVSAMAVLHWPLALLLLIPAPLVILIIRRLVPQIWRLFGRQYRSLAVLNGVVEDSLSGVRVVKAFGKEQEEIERFGPVNDEVFRAHRRTQRTLATLFPSVAFLTQVGGLVVWAVGGWQVVAGNLTFGVLMSFVGFVALLYEPLRFMTKVVEWWSAAMNSAQRIFEILDTVPEVAERADPVPLPEMRGAVELRGVTFGYEPNKPVLHEIDLRVAAGETVGLVGRTGAGKSTLINLMTRLYDTGSGQVLIDGIDVRDLRTADLRRQVGIILQDPYLFAGSVADNIAYGRPGAGRAEVVAAARAAFAHDFITALPNGYDTVIGSRGHGLSGGERQRLSIARAVLLDPRILILDEATSSVDSATEEMIQHALERLVHGRTTIAIAHRLSTLRMADRLVVVEQGRLVEQGTHDELMARGGVYCRLARKQQDALAVIGIGAER; encoded by the coding sequence ATGGAGCAGACCTTTCCGCAGCACATCCGCGACCGGCTCGCGGCGGCAGGAGTACGCCCCGAGGAGGTACGCCACGCGGTGCGTTCCGACCTCGGCGCGGACGGCCGCTACGGGTCGCAGTGGGCGCTGGCCACGGACACCGCCCTGCACCTGGTGAACGCCGAGCGCATAGACTCGCACGCGCTGGCGGATCTCGGCGAGATGCAGGTGCAGGCGCTGGTCACCGGCGGTCTGCTCATGACGAGCCCCGGGGCCACCGGCACGGACGGTGTGGCATCTGCCACCGTCGCGGCGGAACACGGCGCCGAGGCGGCCGCGCCGCCTGCCGATCCGGCCGGCACGGACGGCGCGCTCTCCGAACCCGCTCCGGCGGGCCCTGGTGACGGCGCGGCCACGCCGGCGCCGGCCGCCGCGGACGGCGCCGAGCTGGATCGCCTGCTGCTGCGCTTCACCAACAGCGAGGCGCAGCGGTTCGAGACGTTCGCCCGCGCGGTGGCCGCCCTGCAGAAGGGCGAGCGGGCACAGGCGGTCGAGGCGGAGCGGGAGCGCCACTGCCCGCGCTGCGGGCTGCGCTACCCCGACCAGCACCGCAACGTGTGTCCGCGCTGCATAGACAAGCGCGGCCTGTTTCTGCGCGTGCTCGGCTACCTGACCCCCTACCGCGGCTGGGTGGCGCTGATCGCCGCCGCCATGGTCGCGGCCGCCGGTCTGCGCACCGCGGCGCCGCTGCTCAGCGGGCGGGTGCTGTTCGACGACGTGCTCGACCCGGCGGGGCGCTTCCACGGCCGCCTCGCCGAGCTGATCGCGGTGCTGGTCGCGGTCCACCTGCTCGGCGTGCTGGCCGAGGTGGTGCACATGCGCATTACCGCGCGCGTCTCGGTGAGCATGATCTACGACCTCAAGAACGAGATCTTCGCGGCACTGCAGCGGTTGTCGCTCGGGTTCTTCACCCGCAAGCAGACCGGCGGGCTGATGGTGCGGGTCAATCACGACACGGACAACCTCGACTACTTCTTCATCGACGGCCTGCCCTACTTCATCGTCAACATGGTGCAGATCGCGGCGATCGTGTCGGCCATGGCGGTCCTGCACTGGCCTCTCGCGCTGCTGCTCCTGATCCCGGCGCCGCTGGTAATACTGATCATTCGGCGGCTGGTTCCGCAGATCTGGCGCCTGTTCGGGCGGCAGTACCGTTCGCTGGCAGTCCTGAACGGCGTGGTCGAGGACTCCCTGAGCGGCGTGCGCGTGGTCAAGGCGTTCGGCAAGGAGCAGGAGGAAATCGAGCGGTTCGGGCCGGTCAACGACGAGGTGTTCCGCGCCCACCGCCGCACCCAGCGCACGCTGGCCACCCTGTTCCCGTCCGTGGCCTTCCTGACCCAGGTGGGCGGCCTGGTGGTGTGGGCGGTAGGCGGCTGGCAGGTGGTGGCCGGCAACCTGACGTTCGGCGTGCTGATGAGCTTCGTCGGCTTCGTGGCGTTGTTGTATGAGCCGTTGCGATTCATGACCAAGGTGGTGGAGTGGTGGTCGGCTGCCATGAACTCCGCGCAGCGCATCTTCGAGATCCTCGATACGGTGCCCGAGGTCGCCGAACGCGCCGACCCGGTGCCGCTGCCAGAGATGCGGGGCGCCGTCGAATTGCGCGGTGTAACGTTCGGCTACGAACCCAACAAGCCGGTGCTGCACGAGATCGACCTGCGCGTGGCCGCGGGCGAGACGGTCGGGCTGGTGGGGCGTACCGGCGCCGGCAAGTCGACGCTGATCAACCTGATGACGCGGTTGTACGACACCGGCTCCGGCCAGGTGCTGATCGACGGCATCGACGTGCGTGACCTGCGCACCGCCGACCTGCGCCGCCAGGTGGGCATCATCCTGCAGGATCCCTACCTGTTCGCCGGCAGCGTGGCGGACAACATCGCCTACGGCCGTCCCGGCGCCGGCCGCGCGGAAGTGGTCGCCGCGGCGCGGGCGGCGTTCGCGCACGACTTCATCACCGCGCTGCCCAACGGCTACGACACCGTGATCGGCAGCCGCGGCCACGGACTCTCCGGCGGCGAGCGGCAGCGCCTGTCGATCGCCCGCGCGGTGCTGCTCGATCCGCGCATCCTGATCCTGGACGAGGCGACCTCCTCGGTCGACTCGGCCACCGAGGAGATGATCCAGCATGCCCTGGAGCGCCTGGTCCACGGCCGCACCACCATCGCCATCGCCCACCGGCTGTCCACGCTGCGCATGGCGGACCGGCTGGTGGTGGTGGAGCAGGGCCGCCTGGTGGAGCAGGGCACGCACGACGAGTTGATGGCACGCGGCGGCGTCTACTGCCGGCTGGCACGCAAGCAGCAGGACGCCCTGGCGGTGATCGGGATCGGCGCCGAGCGATGA
- a CDS encoding HlyD family efflux transporter periplasmic adaptor subunit, which yields MSDSKPAPSASDGRRPRWRGYAQLALILLALAAAVYFAQAPSRSAGGVLPQPAAEGPMQVQVVRPAVTAVALPVALTGTVEAQVQVSVRAEAGGRIVWVSPNFRDGGALAADEVIVRIDPEDAALRVQAAVAGVRAAEAMVRFQKARADAARRLFAAGQPEVDGFDWVGRDEAVTAAEARLDQARTALTLAERAHDKTSVSLPFASRVIRAGAEVGQLVGPLRLPLGQVYRDGALEVAAQVHPRDLALLEPVIGRAAQVRTEGGVRTAVVTRVSSQVDPNSRMATLHLELQADEAGASPMPGMFAEIDIVGPVRENVYRLPHAVRQDGDTVWIVDDGVLRSVGPAVVGDTADGWVVEAFDTGAGVVVGTPPRARDGLAVTAADAP from the coding sequence ATGAGCGACTCGAAACCCGCACCATCCGCAAGCGACGGCCGGCGGCCGCGTTGGCGCGGCTACGCCCAGCTCGCGCTGATCCTGCTGGCGCTCGCTGCCGCGGTGTACTTTGCCCAGGCGCCGAGCCGATCGGCGGGGGGCGTGCTGCCTCAGCCGGCGGCGGAAGGCCCGATGCAGGTGCAGGTGGTGCGGCCGGCCGTCACGGCGGTGGCGCTGCCGGTGGCGCTGACCGGTACGGTCGAGGCGCAGGTGCAGGTCAGCGTGCGCGCCGAGGCCGGCGGGCGCATCGTCTGGGTGTCGCCCAACTTTCGCGACGGCGGCGCGCTGGCGGCGGACGAGGTGATCGTCAGGATCGACCCGGAGGACGCGGCGTTGCGCGTGCAGGCCGCGGTTGCCGGCGTGCGGGCGGCCGAGGCGATGGTGCGCTTTCAGAAGGCGCGCGCCGACGCCGCGCGGCGGCTGTTCGCCGCCGGCCAGCCGGAAGTGGACGGTTTCGATTGGGTCGGCCGCGACGAGGCGGTCACCGCCGCCGAGGCACGCCTCGACCAGGCGCGGACCGCCCTCACGTTGGCGGAGCGAGCGCACGACAAGACCAGCGTTTCGTTGCCGTTCGCGAGTCGGGTGATCCGTGCCGGGGCGGAGGTCGGGCAGCTCGTCGGGCCGTTGCGTCTGCCGCTGGGTCAGGTGTACCGGGATGGCGCGCTGGAGGTCGCCGCCCAGGTCCATCCGCGCGATCTGGCGCTTCTGGAGCCGGTGATCGGGCGGGCCGCGCAGGTGCGGACCGAAGGCGGCGTCCGCACCGCCGTGGTGACCAGAGTGTCCTCGCAGGTAGACCCGAACAGCCGGATGGCGACGCTGCACCTCGAACTGCAGGCCGACGAAGCGGGTGCGTCGCCGATGCCGGGCATGTTCGCCGAGATCGACATCGTCGGCCCTGTGCGGGAGAACGTGTACCGGTTGCCGCACGCCGTGCGTCAGGACGGTGACACGGTGTGGATCGTCGACGACGGCGTGCTGCGCTCGGTAGGGCCAGCGGTCGTCGGCGATACGGCGGACGGCTGGGTGGTGGAAGCGTTCGACACCGGCGCGGGGGTGGTGGTCGGCACGCCGCCGCGCGCCCGCGACGGACTGGCGGTGACCGCCGCCGACGCTCCCTGA
- a CDS encoding extracellular solute-binding protein → MKKRFYITSIVALAGMLLPLALFATAEAESAMTIPEGIDLVTPERIGNPNAEITLVWSPQQVYGPFSDIPARTSYLREKLEEWTRAHPNVKIEPVVWGGDANAFYAKLAAEAASGRAPDAVQMPDLPIYNQWLQPIDQFIRDELDDFFPWTHEIMIDPADGKIKRIKFNTGTGGLWYRRDLTPDPPRSFDELIAAAKKLQAEGMESPIGGVSAPIYHLIFPMWSSQGRSWYDENEQPTFGNIPEDRQAMIDIFAVYRRLIDEGLMSLNVLELKNNMDWATEMGRGTVAFFLGNMWTSQLEQAMSPEEVDNWALTHYPQMTADAPRSAAAGGWNYGFFSDDPEKLELAVDLVMHLYASADGMAGWCEAGGYPPSRASVYDYPAFQSRFFQELSAVLAVARPWPSSPTMQVMWGEATNAYEAMLLGQMTPEEAVDAFWEGTLDQMK, encoded by the coding sequence GTGAAAAAGAGGTTCTACATAACCTCGATTGTAGCGCTTGCCGGGATGCTTCTCCCGCTTGCGCTGTTTGCAACCGCCGAAGCGGAAAGCGCCATGACGATTCCCGAGGGCATCGACCTGGTGACGCCGGAGCGGATCGGCAACCCGAACGCCGAGATCACCCTGGTGTGGTCTCCGCAGCAGGTTTATGGGCCGTTCTCGGACATTCCGGCGCGTACCTCGTACCTGAGGGAGAAGCTGGAAGAGTGGACGCGGGCACACCCGAACGTCAAGATAGAGCCGGTAGTCTGGGGTGGGGACGCCAACGCGTTCTATGCCAAGCTGGCCGCCGAAGCTGCCTCCGGCAGGGCGCCCGACGCCGTCCAGATGCCCGACCTTCCCATCTACAACCAGTGGCTGCAGCCGATCGATCAATTCATCCGCGACGAGCTTGACGACTTCTTCCCATGGACGCACGAGATCATGATCGATCCGGCGGACGGCAAGATAAAGCGAATCAAGTTCAACACCGGCACCGGCGGCCTTTGGTACCGCCGCGACCTCACGCCGGACCCGCCGCGTTCCTTCGACGAGTTGATAGCGGCTGCCAAGAAGCTGCAGGCGGAAGGCATGGAGAGTCCGATCGGCGGGGTCAGCGCGCCGATATACCACCTGATTTTCCCGATGTGGTCTTCGCAGGGCAGATCCTGGTACGACGAGAACGAGCAACCGACCTTCGGGAACATTCCGGAGGACCGGCAGGCCATGATCGACATCTTCGCGGTCTACCGGAGGCTCATCGACGAAGGCTTGATGTCGTTGAACGTCCTCGAGTTGAAGAACAACATGGACTGGGCCACCGAGATGGGCAGGGGAACGGTCGCGTTCTTCCTGGGCAACATGTGGACCAGTCAACTGGAGCAGGCGATGTCCCCGGAGGAGGTCGACAACTGGGCCCTGACCCACTACCCGCAGATGACCGCGGACGCTCCGCGCAGTGCGGCCGCCGGTGGCTGGAACTACGGTTTCTTCTCCGACGATCCCGAGAAACTGGAACTCGCGGTGGACCTCGTGATGCACCTGTATGCCAGTGCCGACGGCATGGCGGGCTGGTGTGAAGCAGGCGGCTATCCGCCTTCGCGGGCAAGCGTCTACGACTATCCCGCCTTCCAGAGCAGATTCTTCCAGGAACTGTCCGCGGTTCTTGCGGTAGCGAGACCGTGGCCTTCGAGCCCCACCATGCAGGTCATGTGGGGCGAAGCGACCAACGCCTACGAGGCGATGCTGCTTGGCCAGATGACGCCCGAGGAAGCGGTGGATGCCTTCTGGGAGGGCACTCTCGACCAGATGAAATAG
- a CDS encoding carbohydrate ABC transporter permease translates to MTPTGKRLDATRILIYASYLIVIVVFWGPVTWMISLSLKTIPDILAYPPRLFPSRPAIENYGTIFVQSTIPRNMVNSAKITVITVVGTLLVTVPAAYGFSRFRFRGRTQILMAILLFQMISTLIIILPLYRYFIVLDLLDTHHGLIMIYITVQIPFTVWLLKGFFDSIPKSLDDAARIDGASRLQSVIRVIVPVAMPGIAAAVLFNTINAWSQFLIPFILIGKGRLQPISVGVAKYAETVGEAIVTTHLLAAASLMAMLPAIAIFIALQRFIVRILISGAVKG, encoded by the coding sequence ATGACGCCGACCGGCAAGCGCCTGGATGCAACGAGGATCCTGATCTACGCGTCCTACCTGATCGTCATAGTGGTGTTCTGGGGACCGGTAACCTGGATGATATCGTTGTCTCTCAAGACCATTCCGGACATCCTCGCCTACCCCCCGAGGCTGTTTCCCAGCCGCCCCGCGATAGAGAACTACGGCACCATTTTCGTGCAGTCAACCATTCCCCGCAACATGGTCAACTCGGCCAAGATCACGGTCATCACGGTGGTCGGGACCCTGCTCGTGACGGTGCCCGCGGCGTACGGTTTTTCGCGGTTCAGATTCAGGGGCCGGACGCAGATCTTGATGGCGATCCTGCTGTTTCAGATGATTTCGACGCTGATCATCATCCTGCCGCTGTACCGCTACTTCATCGTGCTGGACCTGTTGGATACTCATCACGGACTGATCATGATTTACATTACCGTGCAGATTCCCTTTACCGTGTGGCTGTTGAAGGGTTTCTTCGATTCCATACCCAAGAGCCTGGACGATGCGGCCCGTATCGACGGAGCATCGCGGCTGCAAAGCGTGATTCGGGTGATCGTGCCGGTCGCCATGCCGGGGATCGCCGCCGCGGTGCTGTTCAACACCATAAACGCCTGGTCGCAGTTCCTGATTCCGTTCATCCTGATCGGCAAGGGCCGCCTGCAACCGATCTCGGTCGGGGTCGCCAAGTACGCCGAAACGGTGGGCGAAGCGATCGTCACCACGCACCTGCTGGCCGCGGCAAGCCTGATGGCGATGCTGCCGGCGATCGCCATCTTCATCGCCCTGCAGCGGTTCATCGTCAGAATATTGATCTCCGGCGCCGTGAAGGGCTAG
- a CDS encoding NAD(P)H-dependent oxidoreductase: MHAYIVFAHPTRRSFTGAVLDALCRGLEEGGHTFEVGDLYAMGFRSDMTLAEYERETKVHGNRAHSPLPADVRAEHDKIGRADGLAFVFPVWWSDCPAKLKGWFDRVWVCGYAYDYGLPDETFPYPRLSIARALVLCPGGNTGDAFQQSGVAEGMRRIFAHDRLQPAVGVGHCEFVLLPGTEDPQAAAQARTRNLATAHRLGRDFLVAP; encoded by the coding sequence ATGCATGCCTACATCGTGTTCGCGCACCCGACCAGGCGGTCGTTTACCGGGGCCGTGCTGGATGCACTCTGCCGCGGCCTTGAGGAGGGCGGGCACACGTTCGAGGTCGGGGATCTGTACGCGATGGGTTTCCGATCCGACATGACGCTCGCCGAGTACGAGCGCGAGACCAAGGTGCACGGCAACCGCGCGCACAGCCCGCTGCCCGCCGACGTGAGGGCCGAGCACGACAAGATCGGCCGCGCCGATGGCCTGGCGTTCGTGTTCCCGGTGTGGTGGAGCGACTGCCCCGCCAAGCTGAAGGGATGGTTCGACCGCGTCTGGGTGTGCGGCTACGCCTACGACTACGGCCTTCCGGACGAAACCTTCCCCTATCCGCGGCTGTCGATCGCCAGGGCGCTGGTGCTGTGTCCCGGCGGCAACACGGGCGATGCCTTCCAACAATCGGGCGTTGCCGAGGGCATGCGCCGGATCTTTGCCCACGACCGCCTGCAGCCCGCGGTCGGTGTCGGCCACTGCGAGTTCGTCCTCCTGCCCGGTACCGAAGATCCCCAGGCGGCGGCGCAGGCCAGGACGCGCAATCTCGCTACCGCACACCGCCTGGGAAGAGACTTTCTGGTCGCGCCCTAG
- a CDS encoding ThuA domain-containing protein — MSDFGVLVWDERQPRQQEAYDNFLGNAIADHLRAQGGLAVRSAGLDDADQGLSDAALDDSRVLVWWGHVRHRDVPAETGRRILDRVIAGRLSLIVLHSAHWATPFIAAMDHRTREDARRLFPDTGGGERVELEFVPPENRYQAPAADAVVTPSYRVRKFPDGVTRVRVGLPICCFPAWRADGEPSFSRTLLPDHAIAQGIPAEFSLPQSEMYDEPLHVPDPDEVVFEDRWPTGEWFRSGMVWRIGRGRLFYFRPGHETYPIYHLPIPLRIMENAVRWLAAESDSGQA; from the coding sequence ATGAGTGATTTCGGGGTGCTGGTGTGGGACGAACGCCAGCCGCGCCAGCAGGAGGCGTACGACAATTTCCTGGGCAACGCGATCGCCGATCATCTGCGCGCGCAGGGCGGTCTGGCGGTGCGGTCGGCCGGGCTGGACGACGCCGACCAGGGTCTGTCCGACGCCGCGCTCGATGACAGCCGCGTGCTGGTGTGGTGGGGCCACGTGCGCCACCGCGACGTTCCCGCCGAAACCGGCAGGCGAATTCTCGATCGGGTAATCGCGGGGCGGCTGTCCCTCATCGTGCTGCACTCGGCGCACTGGGCCACCCCGTTCATCGCGGCGATGGACCACCGCACCCGCGAAGACGCGCGGCGGCTGTTCCCGGACACCGGCGGCGGCGAGCGGGTCGAACTGGAGTTCGTCCCTCCCGAGAACCGCTACCAAGCTCCCGCGGCGGATGCCGTGGTCACGCCCTCCTACCGCGTGCGCAAGTTTCCCGACGGCGTCACCCGCGTCCGCGTCGGGCTTCCCATCTGCTGCTTCCCGGCATGGCGCGCCGACGGCGAGCCGAGCTTCTCGCGCACCCTGCTGCCCGACCACGCGATCGCGCAGGGCATACCCGCGGAGTTCTCGCTGCCGCAGTCGGAGATGTACGACGAGCCGCTGCACGTCCCCGATCCGGACGAGGTGGTATTCGAGGACCGCTGGCCCACCGGCGAGTGGTTCCGCAGCGGCATGGTGTGGCGAATCGGGCGCGGGCGGCTGTTCTACTTCCGCCCCGGCCACGAGACCTATCCGATCTACCACCTGCCGATCCCGCTGCGCATCATGGAAAACGCGGTGCGCTGGCTCGCCGCGGAGTCCGATTCCGGGCAGGCCTGA
- a CDS encoding DUF1854 domain-containing protein: MSDELSTMNDRAQGANGSGASDASDGYAAEVRMLDPRALRFTATDGGFLALTVTGDTGAEHYPRINAFRTFPLSAADHYLSLRAPDGNEIGMLESLADLRSDQAALLRHELERRYFTPVIERIRSLKEEFGYSYWLVDTDAGQRRFTVQSGKNNVTAVSDTRLLIVDVDGNRFFVDDYRSLDRNVLRTLETLL, translated from the coding sequence ATGAGCGACGAGCTGTCAACAATGAACGACCGGGCTCAGGGCGCCAACGGCAGTGGAGCATCGGACGCATCGGACGGGTACGCTGCCGAGGTGCGCATGCTGGACCCGCGAGCGCTGCGCTTTACCGCTACCGACGGTGGCTTCCTGGCGCTGACCGTGACCGGAGATACGGGCGCCGAGCACTACCCGCGCATCAATGCCTTCCGAACGTTTCCGCTGAGCGCCGCCGACCACTACCTCTCGTTGCGTGCCCCCGACGGTAACGAGATCGGCATGCTCGAGTCGCTCGCCGACTTGCGCTCGGACCAGGCGGCGCTGCTGCGCCACGAATTGGAGCGGCGCTACTTCACCCCGGTGATCGAGCGGATACGCTCCCTGAAAGAGGAATTCGGCTACTCCTACTGGCTGGTCGATACCGATGCCGGGCAGCGGCGGTTCACGGTGCAGAGCGGCAAGAACAACGTCACCGCGGTCAGCGACACCCGCCTGCTGATCGTCGACGTCGACGGCAACCGCTTCTTCGTGGACGACTACCGCAGCCTCGACCGCAACGTGCTGCGCACCCTGGAGACGCTGCTGTGA
- a CDS encoding M81 family metallopeptidase, whose translation MAARFFSAAIGHETNTFAVTPTRLADFDFAGAPAADASPDRIRRRFRGTRTVHGGYLAAAEELGFELEPLLWAYATPSGVVERAAYEALAAVLLERLVRRRREAGCRGVLLDLHGAMVSEHREDVEGDLIERTRAVLGAGVPLVVTIDLHANVTERMAAYADAIIAFEEYPHVDAFERGAQAGRLIHATAAGTVRPRLAYVQLPLVTMPPKQCTLTPPARDLLHRAQETARQPGVLDASIAYGFPFADIRDAGTSVLVTADGSAELAAAHADELARAIWRRRRDFDVTLTPVAEAVRFAREQATGLVVLADGSDNPGGGGPCDGTVVLRELLATGAQDAVVAVIADPEAVGVAAAAGVGEAIEIRLGGKTDRRHGEPVALRAVVRLLSDGRFVTRSRMGAGGVTEMGRTAVLQCGGVRVVVTERRVQPLDAELLRSVGIEPRRQRVVALKSAVHFRSTYQQIAQRIFDLDTPGVHRPDFAACRYRRLRPGLYPLDRNARFPVPAAPG comes from the coding sequence ATGGCCGCCCGTTTCTTCAGCGCCGCCATCGGCCACGAGACCAACACCTTTGCCGTCACGCCGACGCGGCTGGCGGACTTCGACTTCGCCGGAGCACCGGCCGCGGATGCCTCGCCGGATCGGATACGCCGCCGGTTCCGCGGCACCCGCACCGTGCACGGCGGCTACCTGGCCGCCGCCGAAGAGCTGGGCTTCGAGCTGGAGCCGCTGCTGTGGGCGTACGCCACCCCGTCGGGCGTAGTGGAACGGGCGGCGTACGAGGCACTCGCCGCGGTGCTGCTGGAGCGGCTCGTCCGGCGGCGGCGGGAGGCCGGCTGCCGCGGGGTGCTGCTCGACCTGCACGGCGCCATGGTGAGCGAGCACCGTGAGGACGTCGAGGGCGACCTGATCGAGCGCACGCGCGCCGTGCTGGGCGCCGGGGTGCCGCTGGTGGTCACCATCGACCTGCACGCCAACGTCACCGAGCGTATGGCCGCCTACGCCGACGCCATCATCGCGTTCGAGGAGTACCCGCACGTGGACGCGTTCGAGCGCGGCGCGCAAGCGGGCCGGCTGATCCACGCAACCGCGGCCGGGACGGTGCGGCCGCGGCTTGCGTACGTGCAGTTGCCGCTGGTCACCATGCCGCCGAAGCAATGCACCCTGACCCCGCCGGCCCGTGACCTGCTGCACCGGGCGCAGGAGACGGCGCGGCAGCCGGGCGTGCTGGACGCCTCGATCGCCTACGGCTTCCCGTTCGCGGACATCCGCGACGCCGGCACGTCGGTACTGGTCACCGCGGACGGCTCGGCGGAGCTGGCCGCGGCGCACGCGGACGAACTGGCGCGCGCCATCTGGCGGCGCCGGCGCGACTTCGACGTGACCCTGACGCCGGTCGCGGAGGCGGTACGCTTCGCCCGCGAGCAGGCGACCGGCCTGGTAGTGCTTGCCGACGGCTCCGACAACCCGGGCGGCGGCGGGCCGTGCGACGGCACCGTGGTGCTGCGCGAGCTGCTCGCGACCGGCGCCCAGGACGCGGTGGTGGCAGTGATCGCCGACCCCGAAGCAGTAGGCGTGGCCGCCGCGGCCGGAGTAGGGGAGGCGATCGAAATACGCCTCGGCGGCAAGACCGACCGCCGCCACGGCGAGCCGGTGGCACTGCGCGCGGTGGTGCGCCTGCTGTCGGACGGCCGCTTCGTGACCCGCAGCCGCATGGGTGCGGGCGGGGTTACCGAGATGGGCCGCACCGCGGTGCTGCAGTGCGGGGGCGTGCGGGTGGTGGTGACCGAGCGCCGGGTGCAGCCGCTCGACGCGGAGCTGCTGCGCAGCGTCGGCATCGAGCCGCGCAGGCAGCGCGTGGTGGCGCTCAAGTCGGCCGTTCACTTCCGCAGCACCTACCAGCAGATCGCCCAACGCATCTTCGACCTCGACACGCCGGGCGTGCACCGCCCCGACTTCGCCGCCTGCCGCTACCGCCGCCTGCGCCCCGGCCTCTACCCCCTCGACCGCAACGCACGCTTCCCGGTGCCGGCGGCTCCGGGTTGA